TGTATGGGCATACAGCAAGCGTACCAAAAATCGTTTTGACGACGCCGCTAATGCCATTTTTGAAGATGAAAAAAAACATAACAACACACTCTCTAACGAGGAAAAGGAGTCTGAAAAATGACTAGCTTTTGGAGTATTTGGGTTATTGTTTTAACCCTAGCATGCTTAATTATTATCTTTGGCCTATTAGTGTGGAACTTAAAAAACTACGCTGGTGTTGAAGAAGGTGAAGATTGTGGGCATGAGTATGACGGTATTACCGAACTGAACAATCCGCTACCTAAGTGGTGGACTTACATGTTCTTCGCAACGTTTATTTGGTCTGTTTATTACCTAGCAGCATACCCAGGTTTAGGTAACTGGGAAGGGTTAGGTAAATGGACAAGCTCTAATCAGGGTATTACCTCTTTAGCGGAATCGAAAGAAGCCGTTAAGTTAGCAGCTGAAGAAGGCCGTTTTGTAAAACTTGATAAAGAGTATGAAGCAGCAGAAGAGCGTTTTGGTCCTATTTTTAACCGACTTGCAAAAGTACCTGTTTTAGATTTAGTTCAATCTAAAATTGATGGTGATGCAGCGCAGCAGCTAGCTCTTGAAAATGGCACAGAGCATGAGCAAACAGATGGTCAATTAGCGCTAGAAATTGGCCAGCGTTTATTCTCTCAAAACTGTGCACAATGTCACGGCTCTGACGCGCGTGGTGGTATTGGCTTCCCTAACCTAACTGATAAAGACTGGTTATATGGTGGCACACCAGACAAAATTAGAGAAACACTCCTAATTGGTCGTGTTGCAGCTATGCCTCCTTGGGGTGCAGCATTAGGTGAGCAAGGTATAAAAGAAATGACAGCACACGTGTTGAGCCTTTCTGGTCGTACAGTAAACCAAAAAGATGCAGCCGCTGGTGCAGCTAAGTTTGCTATGTGTGCAGCGTGTCACGGTGCAGACGGCAAAGGGTCAGTTGCTCATAACCTACCGTTTGGCGCACCAAACTTAACCGACAACATATGGTTATACGGTGGTTCTCAACGTGCCGTTGAAGAAACACTGCTTAACGGTCGTGCCGGTGTAATGCCAGCGTGGAAAGACATTTTAGGTGAAGATAAAATCCACCTTTTAACTGCGTAC
This DNA window, taken from Pseudoalteromonas marina, encodes the following:
- a CDS encoding CcoQ/FixQ family Cbb3-type cytochrome c oxidase assembly chaperone, which translates into the protein MDYGTYRGILTLVILVLFIVIVVWAYSKRTKNRFDDAANAIFEDEKKHNNTLSNEEKESEK
- a CDS encoding c-type cytochrome; the encoded protein is MTSFWSIWVIVLTLACLIIIFGLLVWNLKNYAGVEEGEDCGHEYDGITELNNPLPKWWTYMFFATFIWSVYYLAAYPGLGNWEGLGKWTSSNQGITSLAESKEAVKLAAEEGRFVKLDKEYEAAEERFGPIFNRLAKVPVLDLVQSKIDGDAAQQLALENGTEHEQTDGQLALEIGQRLFSQNCAQCHGSDARGGIGFPNLTDKDWLYGGTPDKIRETLLIGRVAAMPPWGAALGEQGIKEMTAHVLSLSGRTVNQKDAAAGAAKFAMCAACHGADGKGSVAHNLPFGAPNLTDNIWLYGGSQRAVEETLLNGRAGVMPAWKDILGEDKIHLLTAYVYNLSQDK